The Thermosipho melanesiensis BI429 sequence CCTTAATATACTCTAAGCTGTTGTTTAAGACCTCTATTTCGTGGTATGCGTTGTATAGCGCAGGGCGAATAAGGTGGTTCATACCACTTTCTACTACAACAAACGTTTTATTTTCAGTTTCTTTAACTAAAATTACTTTTGTAACTAAGACTCCTGCAGGAGCAATAATGAATCTTCCAATTTCGTTTATTACCATATCAAATTCGGACAAAAAAGGAATTACTTCTTTTTTGTATTTTTCAAGGTCTAGTTCTTTTTCTTCGTTGTAGCTTATCCCCCAACCCCCACCAATGTTTATATGTTTTATATTGTACTTTTTTGCTAGTTCTAAGGTTTTTTCTATGGCTTCTTTAAAAGGCTCAACATCTGTAATTTGTGAACCAATATGTAGGTGTAGTCCCGTTATTTTTCCACTTTTAAGTATATCTTTTGCTACGTTAAATGACACGCCAAATTTGTGACTTTTTAACCCTGTTGATATATACGGGTGTGTTTTTGCATCTATATCTGGATTTACACGTAAAAATAGGTTGAATGATTCTTCAGTTTTCCAAAGAAGGTCAAATTCTTCTTTGCTATCTATGTTTACGTAGTTTACACCGTATTCTTTCATTACCTTTTTTTGTTTTTCCGTTTTTCCATTTCCGTTCCAGATAATTTTTTCCCCTGGGATATTTGCCAATTTGCATGCGTGTAATTCTCCCTCACCTAATATGTCCATTCCAAAACCGTTTTTTGCGATAATTTTTAACAAGTGAGGATTGTTGTTTGCCTTTACCGCAAATGTTGGAAATATGTTTGCTTCTTTAAATACATCTTTCACCATTGATATTCTTTCAATAAGTGTCTTTTCAAAATACAAATAAAAA is a genomic window containing:
- the lysA gene encoding diaminopimelate decarboxylase → MTEIMGKYETPFYLYFEKTLIERISMVKDVFKEANIFPTFAVKANNNPHLLKIIAKNGFGMDILGEGELHACKLANIPGEKIIWNGNGKTEKQKKVMKEYGVNYVNIDSKEEFDLLWKTEESFNLFLRVNPDIDAKTHPYISTGLKSHKFGVSFNVAKDILKSGKITGLHLHIGSQITDVEPFKEAIEKTLELAKKYNIKHINIGGGWGISYNEEKELDLEKYKKEVIPFLSEFDMVINEIGRFIIAPAGVLVTKVILVKETENKTFVVVESGMNHLIRPALYNAYHEIEVLNNSLEYIKADIVGPLCETGDFLAKDRKIKKVNTNDILIIKNTGAYGYSMSNNYNGTTRPAEVLVTVDGKDILIRRKETIDDLFRNITKTG